ATTTACAAGAAGAGCTGTATAAACAAATAAAAGAAGAAAAAGGTATTGTTACAATTTTTTTAAAGAGTGGCGTTAGAATAGTAGGAGAAATTGTTGCGATAGACAAATTTACTGTTTTAATGTTAGTTGATGGAAAACAACAACTTATTTACAAGCAGGCTGTATCAACAATAATGAAATAAGACACTCATATTGAGTGTCTTATTTCATTATCTTTTGCAAGCTTCAACGTCAATGCCGGCAGCTAGTAATTTCTTTTCTCCATCTTGCTCGA
This Bacillus paramycoides DNA region includes the following protein-coding sequences:
- the hfq gene encoding RNA chaperone Hfq; its protein translation is MEHLQEELYKQIKEEKGIVTIFLKSGVRIVGEIVAIDKFTVLMLVDGKQQLIYKQAVSTIMK